ATAGCAGAATTCATCAAAAAGTACAATGAGAAAAGATTGCACTCATCAATCGGATATGTACCGCCAAATGAGTTCGAACAACAAAAATTAAATAGGGGAATAGTATCTTAACTTACTGTCCACGAAAAGGGGGTCAGTCCAATGAGGATACAAGAATGGCAGAGAATATAACTGGATTATTGGAAAAAATAGGATACTCTTATTTCAAGGTAGAAAAATCAGTTTCTATTGAGGATGGTATAATACAAATACTTTTAGGAAAAGAAAAAAGGTTTTTGAAAGCGATTCCTTTTATTATTTATATCGCAACAAAAAATGCTTCTCTCTCTTTTAATTGGTCTTTACTGCTTGAAAAAGCAAGAGAAAAGAAGGTAATTCATGAAGTAAAAGCAGTATTAGGCGTTGCTTTGGATATTTTTACTAAAATAGAGCCAGAAAATACTTTGATCCCTTCTCTTAAAAAAATAGTATCTAAAAAAAAGGAATCTTCGTTTGTCTTTTCTTTTGATGAATATCTTTATGACTTTATCGCGCAAAAGAAGCTTTATGAAGCAGAACAGCAAATTGGGTTGGCAGAAAAGATCAATAAAGCAAAGGAATATGATTTTCAGTATGCGCTTGCGAATCTGTTCAAGCCAAAGCAAAGGGAAATCATACAAAAAATTATCGATAATAAGCAGTTGACAAAAATGGAGTATGATTATTATTTTAAGACAATAAAGAAGAGATTACGAGCAGTGAAACTTCTTGGAGATTTTGCAGATACTGTCATACAAAAAAAGGTGTCAAAAGAGCT
This genomic interval from Candidatus Woesearchaeota archaeon contains the following:
- a CDS encoding IS3 family transposase, producing IAEFIKKYNEKRLHSSIGYVPPNEFEQQKLNRGIVS